Proteins encoded within one genomic window of Macrotis lagotis isolate mMagLag1 chromosome 3, bilby.v1.9.chrom.fasta, whole genome shotgun sequence:
- the MFHAS1 gene encoding malignant fibrous histiocytoma-amplified sequence 1, translating to MAGTDGGGGGGGGGDHLKTARLWREAALRARKLRGNLRQLSLSGAASDPGPGPPSPAPRSRSRSAPGLGPGPPSPPSPPPPPPPPPADLADVEVLHLGNKALDELPASLAAALGSLPRLRGLVLRRNRLPRLPPPLGQLGARLTELDVSHNRLGGVAAEVLAALGQLRRLNLSHNQLVELPGQLGALGHLEELDLSFNRLARLPEALGRLRALRALDLDHNRLSAFPPQLLQLAALEELDLSGNRLRDLPDGIGALRALKVLWLSGAELGSLPPGFCQLAGLESLMLDGNGLRALPPGFDRLRRLRMLDLSSNRFEDFPGALLPLAGLEELYLSRNQLTALPALLSGLRRLLTLWLDHNLIRYLPDSIVELTDLEELVLQGNQIAVLPDNFGRLARVGLWKVKDNPLIQPPYEVCVKGIPYIAAYQKELAHSRPAVRPRLKLLLLGRPAAGKTALRRGLTEGAATGPEGGDGGPGGPGRAIEVTSWTADAERGLRFVVYDLAGDPSYEVIRPFFLSPGALYVLVVNLAAYEPAAFPAAVGSFLQCVGARVPQAVVCIVGTHADLCGERELEEKCLDIHRQIALQEKRAAAGLGRLAGAVDEALAGDPELRRASPQAAFYGVSDKNLRRRQAQLRQLLTHRPRVLSPVLPVSCRAPAQLRRLRAKLLAVAEHRDIFPNLHRVLPRSWHLLEELHFRRPQAQRLWLSWWDSARLGLQAGLTEDRLQSALSYLHESGKLLYFEDSPALKEHVFHNLPRLIDILNVFFQRDARLLLRKLLLCGAGDAAPDWAPDWAPDAGTGLRTRPPERAAQLHRYVEGFLLHGLLPAHVIRRLLRPHAQAPQDLQLLLELLEKMGLCYCLNKVQGRALNGAAAAWYKFPWFARDEAPAAGTAGQAGPAWPEGGPLAAEQLQIRYSFPVLFPPGLFARYSVQINRHVGQRRDGRFQIRAFRGKVPVVVSHRPGRGPLQPDTLSIGSHASLPNIWAAWQAITPLLEELDALLQEWPGLCYTVHILCSKCLKRGSPNPHAFPGELLSQPRPEGVAEIICPKNGSERVNVALVYPPTPTVISPCSKKNVGEKHRNQ from the exons ATGGCCGGCACggacggcggcggcggcggcggcggcggcggtgaCCACCTGAAGACGGCCCGCCTGTGGCGGGAGGCCGCGCTGCGAGCGCGCAAGCTGCGGGGCAACCTGCGGCAGCTGAGCCTCAGCGGGGCCGCCTCGGACCCCGGCCCCGGGCCGCCCAGCCCCGCCCCCCGCTCCCGCTCCCGCTCCGCCCCGGGCCTGGGGCCCGGGCCGCCCagccccccctcccccccgccgccgcccccgccgccccccgccgaCCTGGCCGACGTGGAGGTGCTCCACCTGGGCAACAAGGCCCTGGACGAGCTGCCCGCCAGCCTGGCCGCCGCCCTGGGCAGCCTGCCCCGCCTGCGGGGCCTGGTGCTGCGCCGCAACCGGCTGCCCCGGCTGCCGCCGCCGCTGGGCCAGCTGGGCGCCCGGCTGACCGAGCTGGACGTGAGCCACAACCGGCTGGGCGGCGTGGCGGCCGAGGTGCTGGCCGCCCTGGGCCAGCTGCGCAGGCTCAACCTCAGCCACAACCAGCTGGTCGAGCTGCCGGGCCAGCTGGGCGCCCTGGGCCACCTGGAGGAACTGGACCTCAGCTTCAACCGGCTGGCGCGGCTGCCCGAGGCCCTGGGCCGCTTGCGGGCCCTGCGCGCCCTGGACCTGGACCACAACCGCCTGAGCGCCTTCCCGCCGCAGCTCCTGCAGCTGGCCGCCTTGGAGGAGCTGGACCTGTCCGGCAACCGGCTGCGGGACCTGCCCGACGGCATTGGGGCCCTGCGCGCCCTCAAGGTGCTCTGGCTCAGCGGGGCTGAGCTGGGCAGCCTGCCTCCGGGCTTCTGCCAGCTGGCCGGCCTGGAGAGCCTGATGCTGGACGGCAACGGGCTCCGGGCCCTGCCGCCGGGCTTCGATCGGCTGCGGCGGCTGCGTATGCTCGACCTCTCCTCCAACCGCTTCGAGGACTTCCCGGGCGCCCTGCTGCCCCTGGCTGGCCTGGAGGAGCTCTACTTGAGCCGCAACCAGCTGACGGCCCTGCCGGCCCTGCTGTCGGGCCTGCGTCGCCTGCTGACCCTCTGGCTGGACCACAATCTCATTCGCTACCTGCCCGACTCCATCGTGGAGCTGACGGACTTGGAGGAGCTGGTGCTGCAGGGCAACCAGATCGCTGTGCTGCCCGACAACTTCGGCCGGTTGGCACGGGTGGGCCTCTGGAAGGTCAAGGACAACCCGCTGATCCAGCCGCCCTACGAGGTCTGCGTGAAGGGCATCCCCTACATCGCGGCCTACCAGAAGGAGCTGGCCCACTCGCGGCCGGCCGTGCGGCCGCGCCTCAAGCTGCTGCTGCTGGGCCGCCCGGCGGCCGGCAAGACGGCGCTGCGCCGGGGCCTCACTGAGGGGGCGGCCACGGGCCCCGAGGGCGGCGACGGCGGCCCCGGCGGCCCCGGCAGGGCCATCGAAGTGACCAGCTGGACGGCCGACGCCGAGCGCGGCCTGCGCTTCGTGGTCTACGACCTGGCCGGCGACCCCAGCTACGAGGTCATCCggcccttcttcctctcccccggCGCCCTCTATGTGCTGGTGGTCAATCTGGCGGCCTACGAGCCGGCGGCCTTCCCGGCCGCCGTGGGCTCCTTCCTGCAGTGCGTGGGCGCGCGCGTGCCGCAGGCCGTGGTCTGCATCGTGGGCACGCACGCCGACCTCTGTGGCGAGCGCGAGCTGGAGGAGAAGTGCCTGGACATCCACCGGCAGATCGCCCTGCAGGAGAAGCGCGCGGCGGCCGGCCTGGGTCGCCTGGCCGGCGCCGTGGACGAGGCCCTGGCCGGCGACCCCGAGCTGCGGCGCGCCAGTCCGCAGGCCGCCTTCTACGGGGTGTCGGACAAGAACCTGCGGCGGCGGCAGGCGCAGCTGCGCCAGCTGCTGACGCACCGGCCGCGGGTGCTGTCGCCCGTGCTGCCCGTCAGCTGCCGTGCCCCGGCGCAGCTGCGGCGCCTGCGGGCCAAGCTGCTGGCCGTGGCCGAGCACCGCGACATCTTCCCCAACCTGCACCGCGTGCTGCCGCGCTCCTGGCACCTGCTGGAGGAGCTGCACTTCCGACGGCCGCAGGCGCAGCGCCTCTGGCTCAGCTGGTGGGACTCGGCGCGCCTGGGCCTGCAGGCCGGCCTGACGGAGGACCGGCTGCAGAGCGCGCTCTCCTACCTGCACGAGAGCGGCAAGCTGCTGTATTTCGAGGACAGCCCGGCGCTCAAGGAGCACGTCTTCCACAACCTGCCACGCCTCATCGACATCCTCAACGTCTTCTTCCAGCGGGACGCGCGCCTGCTGCTGCGCAAGCTGCTGCTCTGCGGGGCGGGGGACGCGGCCCCGGACTGGGCTCCGGACTGGGCCCCGGACGCGG GGACTGGGCTCCGGACGCGGCCCCCTGAGCGGGCTGCCCAGCTGCACCGCTACGTGGAGGGCTTTCTGCTGCACGGACTGCTGCCGGCCCACGTCATCCGGCGGCTGCTGCGGCCCCACGCGCAGGCCCCGCAGGACCTGCAGCTGCTGCTGGAGCTGCTGGAGAAGATGGGCCTCTGCTACTGCCTCAACAAGGTCCAGGGCCGGGCCCTGAACGGTGCCGCAGCGGCCTGGTACAAGTTCCCCTGGTTCGCGCGGGACGAGGCCCCGGCGGCGGGGACGGCGGGGCAGGCAGGGCCGGCCTGGCCAGAGGGCGGCCCCTTGGCGGCCGAGCAGCTGCAGATCCGCTACAGCTTCCCCGTGCTCTTCCCGCCTGGCCTTTTCGCGCGTTACAGCGTCCAGATCAACCGGCACGTGGGCCAGCGCCGCGACGGCAGGTTCCAGATCCGCGCCTTCCGCGGCAAGGTGCCCGTGGTGGTCAGCCACCGGCCGGGCCGCGGCCCGCTGCAGCCCGACACGCTGTCCATCGGCAGCCACGCCTCGCTGCCCAACATCTGGGCCGCCTGGCAGGCCATCACGCCGCTGCTGGAGGAGCTGGACGCGCTGCTGCAGGAGTGGCCGGGCCTCTGCTACACCGTGCACATTCTCTGCTCCAAGTGCCTTAAGAGAGGCTCCCCCAACCCACACGCCTTCCCAG